Proteins found in one Arthrobacter pascens genomic segment:
- a CDS encoding arabinan endo-1,5-alpha-L-arabinosidase has product MHVPTKFATASRLRVRLAAALAAVVLLLSGCAAFPGATAQGESSPAAGLAGDFFTHDPALVAGEDGEPWFVYSTGNGQVADGNIQIRRSTDGVNWEYAGEVWQEKPAWLTAAVPGVDNLWAPELYEHGGTWYLYYSASTFGKNLSVIALATNTTLDPADPAYKWVDQGQVISSKGERFNAIDPGIAEDEDGTPWMSFGSFWTGLQMVQLEWPTGLRAGSEPPLTLADRKAPPNAIEAPYILPHDGAYYLFFSRDFCCQGLESTYNIAVGKSDTITGPYLDADGKALLDGGGTLLLSSDGGRIGPGGQSVSGDTLAFHYYAEELDGAFRLGLARLTWKDGWPTADWG; this is encoded by the coding sequence GTGCACGTCCCAACGAAGTTCGCCACGGCCAGCCGCCTACGGGTGCGGCTGGCCGCGGCGCTGGCCGCCGTCGTCCTTTTGCTGTCCGGTTGCGCCGCGTTCCCTGGCGCGACGGCGCAAGGTGAGTCCTCCCCAGCCGCTGGGCTGGCCGGGGATTTCTTCACTCATGACCCAGCGTTGGTGGCCGGGGAGGACGGCGAACCGTGGTTTGTCTATTCCACCGGAAACGGCCAGGTGGCCGACGGAAACATCCAGATCCGGCGCTCCACCGATGGCGTCAACTGGGAGTATGCGGGTGAGGTGTGGCAGGAGAAGCCGGCCTGGCTCACGGCAGCGGTTCCCGGCGTTGACAACCTGTGGGCGCCGGAGCTGTACGAGCATGGCGGCACGTGGTACCTCTACTACTCTGCGTCAACGTTCGGCAAGAACCTGTCCGTGATCGCGCTGGCAACCAACACCACCCTGGACCCTGCGGATCCAGCCTATAAATGGGTGGACCAGGGACAGGTGATTTCCTCGAAAGGGGAGAGGTTCAACGCCATCGATCCGGGCATCGCCGAGGATGAGGACGGGACTCCGTGGATGTCCTTCGGGTCCTTCTGGACCGGCCTGCAGATGGTTCAGCTTGAGTGGCCCACCGGGCTGCGCGCCGGGAGCGAACCGCCGCTGACCCTCGCGGACCGGAAGGCGCCGCCCAACGCCATCGAGGCGCCCTACATCCTGCCCCATGACGGCGCCTACTACCTCTTCTTCTCCCGCGACTTCTGCTGCCAGGGCCTGGAGAGCACGTACAACATCGCGGTGGGGAAGTCGGACACCATCACCGGCCCTTATCTGGACGCCGACGGCAAGGCACTGCTCGACGGCGGCGGCACACTGCTCCTGTCGTCCGACGGCGGCAGGATCGGCCCGGGCGGGCAGTCCGTCTCCGGGGACACGCTGGCATTCCACTACTACGCGGAAGAACTCGACGGCGCCTTCAGGCTGGGACTGGCCCGTCTGACGTGGAAGGACGGCTGGCCGACTGCTGACTGGGGCTAG
- a CDS encoding carbohydrate ABC transporter permease codes for MSAQNVITTPPLEPTGPIPGSAGGQDKSGPRRRTQGQRSAKDGLRLGNILTTLVLSVGAIIMIAPLAWTFSTSLKTKDGVFELPPQWIPDPFVWENYARIWTAGPLLSGIQNSLIVACSVTIVGSLTSALAAFAFAKMRMPFKNVLFLGLLSGLMIPFPTLMIPQFTIFASIGWVDTLLPLIVPGVFGNIIMIFFLRQFLNSVPDSIVEAARIDGASYLQIFWTLIMPAIRPALAAQFILWFMAVWNDYLAPIIYLNSPGTQTLQLVIANFNAQYAIQTDYPLIMAASFIALLPVLIVFIVFQRQIIESIALSGSKG; via the coding sequence ATGTCGGCACAGAACGTCATCACCACCCCTCCGCTGGAACCCACCGGGCCGATCCCCGGCAGTGCCGGCGGCCAGGACAAGAGCGGCCCGCGCCGGAGAACCCAGGGCCAGAGGTCGGCCAAGGACGGGCTGCGGCTGGGCAACATCCTCACCACGCTCGTCCTGTCCGTGGGGGCCATCATCATGATCGCCCCTCTGGCGTGGACCTTCTCCACGTCGCTGAAGACCAAGGACGGGGTGTTCGAGCTTCCGCCGCAGTGGATCCCGGACCCCTTCGTCTGGGAGAACTACGCCCGGATCTGGACGGCCGGCCCCCTGCTCAGCGGAATCCAGAACAGCCTGATCGTGGCCTGCTCGGTCACCATCGTCGGATCGCTCACCTCGGCGCTCGCAGCCTTCGCGTTCGCCAAGATGCGGATGCCCTTCAAGAACGTCCTCTTCCTGGGCCTGCTCTCCGGCCTGATGATCCCGTTCCCCACCCTGATGATTCCGCAGTTCACCATCTTCGCCAGCATCGGCTGGGTGGATACCCTGCTGCCGCTGATCGTGCCGGGCGTGTTCGGCAACATCATCATGATCTTCTTCCTGCGCCAGTTCCTGAACAGCGTGCCGGATTCCATCGTGGAAGCGGCCAGGATCGACGGCGCGTCCTACCTGCAGATCTTCTGGACCCTGATCATGCCCGCCATCCGTCCGGCACTGGCCGCCCAGTTCATCCTCTGGTTCATGGCGGTCTGGAACGACTACCTGGCGCCCATCATCTACCTGAACTCGCCGGGCACACAGACGCTGCAGCTGGTGATCGCCAACTTCAACGCCCAGTACGCCATCCAGACCGACTACCCCCTGATCATGGCAGCATCGTTTATCGCGCTGCTGCCCGTGCTGATCGTCTTCATCGTTTTCCAGCGCCAGATCATCGAATCCATCGCCCTGTCAGGATCCAAGGGCTGA
- a CDS encoding carbohydrate ABC transporter permease, with protein sequence MSTTVTRRSRLHRKEHQAALVFVAIPVIGFLLFTLFPLLFSVYASFTNWNGISAPVFKGLDNYTKMFGDRYFLKSLWNTIYMMIGIPVGLAISLALALAMNRKMRGTTFFRTVYYLPVISSIAAVAILWQWAFNGDFGLINQGLGLLGIDGPNWLQDTATVKPALIIMAVWKGLGYSMLLYLAALQSVPRYLYEAAALDGATAWQQFRHITIPMVRPVTFFLIVTSIIGGSQIFVEINIMTPTGGPEFESASIVWYIWQKAFDNLQMGYASAMSVVLGLLVFVITFIQFRLNRRNQFSID encoded by the coding sequence ATGTCAACAACCGTCACGCGCCGCTCGCGGCTTCACCGGAAGGAACACCAGGCCGCCCTTGTCTTTGTTGCCATACCGGTGATCGGGTTCCTCCTCTTTACGCTTTTCCCCCTGCTGTTCTCTGTCTACGCGTCCTTCACCAACTGGAACGGCATCTCCGCGCCGGTGTTCAAGGGCCTGGACAACTACACCAAGATGTTCGGCGACCGGTACTTCCTCAAGTCGCTGTGGAACACCATCTACATGATGATCGGCATTCCGGTTGGCCTGGCCATTTCGCTGGCGCTGGCCCTGGCCATGAACCGCAAGATGCGCGGGACCACCTTCTTCCGAACCGTCTACTACCTGCCGGTGATCTCCTCCATCGCCGCGGTGGCCATCCTGTGGCAGTGGGCCTTCAACGGCGACTTCGGCCTCATCAACCAGGGCCTTGGGCTGCTCGGGATCGACGGCCCCAACTGGCTGCAGGACACCGCCACCGTGAAGCCGGCCCTCATCATCATGGCGGTGTGGAAGGGCCTGGGATATTCGATGCTGCTCTACCTGGCGGCCCTGCAGTCCGTGCCCCGCTACCTGTATGAGGCCGCCGCCCTGGATGGCGCCACGGCATGGCAGCAGTTCCGCCACATCACCATCCCCATGGTCCGGCCGGTCACGTTCTTCCTCATCGTCACCAGCATCATCGGCGGCTCGCAGATCTTCGTGGAGATCAACATCATGACTCCCACCGGCGGCCCGGAGTTCGAGTCCGCGTCCATCGTTTGGTACATCTGGCAGAAGGCGTTCGACAACCTCCAGATGGGCTACGCCTCGGCCATGTCCGTGGTACTGGGGCTGCTTGTGTTCGTGATTACCTTCATCCAGTTCCGGCTCAACCGCCGCAACCAGTTTTCGATCGATTGA
- the arfA gene encoding arabinosylfuranosidase ArfA — MTITSAAIEQTDLAVVAPAVITIDRSAVIAPVNRRIFGSFVEHLGRCVYDGIYEPGHPTANEDGFRLDVIELVKELGSSTIRYPGGNFVSGYRWEDGVGPRDRRPVRRDLAWHSLESNQVGLDEFARWCELTGSELMMAVNLGTRGIEAALDLLEYANHPSGTTLSDQRIANGAKDPYNIRMWCLGNEMDGPWQIGHMSADNYGKLAARTASAMKTADKDLQLVVCGSSSSSMPTFGEWERVVLEHSYDYVDYISCHAYYQERNGDLGSYLASSLDMQYFIETVVATADHVKHKLKSKKTIQLSFDEWNIWYLDEHQASDEVNEEWVHAPRQLEDTYSVADAVVFGNLLITLLKNHDRVAAASLAQLVNVIAPIMTEPGGDAWRQTTFFPFSVTSRLARGEVLRPRIEAGTYSTAVYGEAPLVDAVATADAATGQSALFLVNRSMTEAIDVTVRVSELNATVVTEAVTLHDEDVYAKNTLQDQNRVGLKELTGAVLEEGTLTVTLPPVSWSAVALG; from the coding sequence GTGACCATCACCTCCGCTGCTATTGAACAGACCGATCTGGCTGTTGTGGCACCAGCCGTCATCACCATCGACCGGTCGGCCGTTATTGCCCCCGTGAACCGGCGCATTTTTGGCTCCTTCGTGGAGCACCTGGGCCGGTGCGTCTACGACGGCATCTACGAACCCGGCCACCCGACCGCCAACGAGGACGGGTTCCGGCTGGACGTCATTGAGCTGGTCAAGGAGCTGGGATCCAGCACCATCCGCTACCCGGGCGGCAACTTCGTTTCCGGCTACCGGTGGGAGGACGGAGTAGGCCCACGGGACCGGCGTCCGGTCCGGCGGGACCTCGCCTGGCACTCGCTGGAATCCAACCAGGTGGGCCTGGACGAGTTCGCCCGCTGGTGCGAGCTCACCGGCTCCGAACTCATGATGGCCGTCAACCTGGGCACCCGCGGCATCGAAGCTGCCCTGGACCTGCTGGAATACGCCAACCACCCCTCCGGCACCACCCTCAGCGACCAGCGCATTGCCAACGGTGCAAAGGACCCCTACAACATCCGCATGTGGTGCCTCGGCAACGAGATGGACGGGCCATGGCAGATCGGCCACATGTCCGCTGACAACTATGGCAAGCTTGCGGCCCGCACGGCCTCCGCCATGAAGACCGCGGACAAGGACCTGCAGCTGGTGGTGTGCGGTTCGTCCAGCTCCTCCATGCCCACGTTCGGCGAATGGGAGCGCGTGGTCCTGGAGCACAGCTACGACTACGTGGACTACATCTCCTGCCACGCGTACTACCAGGAGCGCAACGGCGACCTTGGCTCCTACCTGGCGTCCTCGCTGGACATGCAGTACTTCATTGAAACCGTGGTGGCCACGGCCGACCACGTCAAGCACAAGCTGAAGAGCAAAAAGACCATCCAGCTGTCCTTCGATGAGTGGAACATCTGGTACCTGGATGAGCACCAGGCCTCGGACGAGGTCAATGAGGAATGGGTGCACGCACCGCGCCAGCTGGAGGACACTTACTCCGTCGCCGACGCCGTAGTGTTCGGAAACCTGCTGATCACCCTGCTGAAGAACCACGACCGTGTTGCCGCGGCCTCGCTCGCCCAGCTGGTCAACGTCATTGCACCCATCATGACCGAACCCGGCGGCGACGCCTGGCGCCAGACCACCTTCTTCCCGTTCTCCGTGACCTCGCGGCTGGCCCGCGGTGAAGTGCTCCGCCCCCGCATCGAGGCAGGAACGTACTCGACGGCGGTGTACGGCGAAGCGCCGCTGGTGGACGCCGTGGCAACCGCCGACGCCGCCACCGGCCAGTCGGCCCTGTTCCTGGTGAACCGCAGCATGACCGAGGCGATCGATGTGACGGTCCGCGTGTCCGAGCTCAACGCAACAGTGGTCACCGAGGCCGTGACCCTCCACGATGAGGACGTCTACGCCAAGAACACCCTGCAGGACCAGAACCGGGTGGGCCTGAAGGAGCTCACGGGCGCCGTCCTGGAGGAGGGGACGCTCACGGTGACGCTGCCGCCAGTGTCCTGGTCCGCCGTCGCACTAGGCTGA
- a CDS encoding YesL family protein yields the protein MNDSPLGWAGRVMEWLGFATRLVLVNVLFVAGTLAGLVVFGLFPAAVAATTVLARVRSGAGEHLVRDFVTVYRSQFWHVNRVGSIFWLAGVVLFLNSLTVLGPAGVAMLSSPIYAVLLLLAAVAGVGIIMAAATAVAVCSRYRDSVTTTWRTAFMLPLVSPVMGISLLLSLVAFAVVFSGMTFLVPLVGASVPLLISGWLVGRRLEGLEPPEPATA from the coding sequence GTGAACGATTCCCCGCTAGGCTGGGCCGGCCGCGTGATGGAGTGGCTTGGCTTTGCCACCAGGCTGGTGCTGGTCAATGTCTTGTTTGTGGCGGGTACGCTGGCCGGCCTGGTGGTCTTCGGGCTGTTCCCGGCGGCCGTTGCCGCCACCACTGTCCTGGCGAGGGTGCGCAGCGGCGCCGGCGAACACCTGGTGCGTGACTTCGTCACGGTGTATCGCTCACAGTTTTGGCATGTCAACCGGGTGGGCAGCATCTTCTGGCTTGCCGGCGTCGTGCTCTTCCTTAACAGCCTGACCGTGCTGGGACCGGCGGGTGTCGCGATGCTGTCCTCGCCCATCTATGCCGTGCTGCTTCTGCTGGCTGCCGTTGCCGGCGTGGGCATCATCATGGCGGCAGCCACGGCCGTTGCCGTGTGCAGCCGCTACCGGGACTCGGTCACCACGACCTGGCGTACGGCGTTCATGCTGCCTCTGGTGTCGCCGGTGATGGGCATTTCCCTGCTCTTGAGCCTGGTGGCCTTTGCTGTTGTCTTCTCCGGGATGACCTTCCTGGTGCCGCTGGTGGGGGCCTCCGTCCCGCTACTGATCTCGGGTTGGCTCGTGGGCCGGCGGCTGGAAGGCCTCGAACCTCCTGAACCCGCCACCGCGTAA
- a CDS encoding arabinan endo-1,5-alpha-L-arabinosidase codes for MQIADIIPAGKPPSELLPLPASASVDSSAWGSRHAHDPTVVLDDDGTYYMFSTDAVANSKDIPAGVHMRTSTDLVAWQYAGTAFDGVPGPAAEWSGARGLWAPEVVRWPDGNWHMYYSASTFGSNTSAIGLAVAPAPAGPWDDRGIVVATRAGEHTQNAIDAAVAWDADGAPWLTYGSFFSGIYTLPLDRISGEPLATGDLGTLIARRHPSVDGAVEGAFVLYRAEEDRYVLFTSYDSLFSTYNVRVAVADHIAGPYRDFRGNSLMDLTAPPASTGTKLLGSYQFDGGTGWLAPGHNSVLTQAGPGGATEYFVVHHVRFSADPSQHVVQLRRLFFNAASWPVISPQPFAGRGREALAVPEPVAGLWRVLRFDPESTDLVPAVELELECLASGKHGSAVSDGTPAHARLLLPGLPDGSGAAKELDAVVFGSWDWARGHAALSFSGIDQHGVAWSGTKGDLS; via the coding sequence ATGCAGATTGCTGACATCATTCCCGCTGGGAAGCCTCCGTCGGAACTGCTTCCGCTGCCGGCCTCCGCATCCGTGGATTCCTCTGCCTGGGGTTCCCGGCATGCCCACGATCCCACGGTGGTCCTCGACGACGACGGCACGTACTACATGTTCTCCACGGACGCTGTGGCCAACTCAAAAGATATTCCCGCAGGGGTACACATGCGCACGTCGACCGACCTGGTGGCCTGGCAGTATGCGGGAACCGCGTTCGACGGCGTCCCCGGCCCCGCCGCAGAGTGGTCCGGTGCTCGCGGCCTGTGGGCCCCTGAAGTGGTCCGCTGGCCGGACGGTAACTGGCACATGTACTACTCCGCCTCCACGTTCGGCTCCAACACCTCGGCCATCGGGCTGGCGGTGGCTCCTGCCCCCGCCGGCCCCTGGGACGACCGGGGAATTGTGGTGGCCACCCGGGCCGGCGAACACACCCAGAACGCCATCGACGCCGCCGTGGCCTGGGATGCCGACGGCGCCCCCTGGCTCACCTACGGCTCCTTCTTCTCCGGCATCTACACCCTGCCGCTGGACCGGATCTCCGGGGAGCCGCTGGCCACAGGGGACCTGGGCACCCTCATCGCCCGCCGGCACCCTTCGGTGGACGGAGCCGTGGAGGGCGCGTTCGTCCTGTACCGCGCCGAAGAGGACCGCTACGTGCTGTTCACGTCCTACGATTCCCTCTTCAGCACCTACAACGTGCGGGTGGCGGTGGCGGACCACATCGCCGGGCCCTACCGGGACTTCCGCGGGAATTCACTGATGGACCTTACTGCCCCTCCGGCGTCCACTGGAACCAAGCTGCTGGGCAGCTACCAGTTCGACGGCGGCACTGGCTGGCTTGCCCCCGGCCACAACTCGGTCCTCACCCAGGCCGGTCCGGGCGGGGCCACCGAATATTTCGTGGTCCACCACGTCCGCTTTTCGGCGGACCCGTCCCAGCACGTGGTCCAGCTCCGGCGGCTTTTCTTCAATGCGGCCAGCTGGCCTGTTATCTCACCCCAGCCGTTTGCCGGCCGGGGAAGGGAGGCGCTGGCTGTCCCCGAACCGGTTGCTGGACTGTGGCGCGTGCTCCGGTTTGATCCGGAGTCAACGGACCTGGTGCCTGCGGTGGAGCTGGAACTCGAATGCCTGGCCTCAGGCAAACACGGATCCGCTGTTTCCGACGGCACGCCGGCCCATGCACGGTTGCTTCTTCCCGGCCTCCCGGACGGTTCGGGCGCGGCCAAGGAACTTGACGCGGTGGTGTTTGGCTCCTGGGACTGGGCGCGCGGTCACGCTGCGCTGTCCTTCAGCGGCATCGATCAGCACGGCGTGGCCTGGAGTGGCACAAAGGGGGACCTGTCGTGA